The Primulina tabacum isolate GXHZ01 chromosome 1, ASM2559414v2, whole genome shotgun sequence genome contains the following window.
tttattttctcaaactaaggttcaaatATCTAATGGGTTAaagatataatatattattaattcaaaatcttgataaataaaataataaatactaAACTTCAAATTTTTTGTTTATGATGATAACAATTTAGTTGTAATAAAAAAAGACATACAACAGCAAGCATAGCCCATCTGCAGTGGTACACTTCAGATTCCTTGAATCTCTCGAGATTCTCCGGGACTGCCCCTAGACCAAGAGGGTCGAATCCAAAGTCTCTGAATTTTTCAAAcattaacaaaaaaaaaggaTCAACTAGACCATTTCAACACTAGATCAAACATAAATTTGTATGATGATTGGATAAAGCTTAGTACGCGGGGGCGGATCCGTCGAGGTACGGAGGGCGGGGTTCGCCGGGCATCCAGTCTGCGCCGGACATGGAGAATCTAGAGGTGGTCAAATTGACGCCGAAGCTGACCGACGATCCGAATTTCGATTTGGAAGCCGAGAGGAGAGAGGGGCGAGCCTGCACGGCGACGCCGCAGCTCATGGAGGCGCTGGCTGCCATGGTGtgatgttagtttggttttggTCGGGGGGAGAATGGTTTGGAATGCTCACAATGACGGGTGTAGTATATGGGAAAGGAGGGATATGGGCAAAATCCAAATATGGGATTTTATTGGATGAAGATATTGGAACCTGTGACGTGATTGGGCCACGTGTAATTTGGGAATCCAATGAGACGATGTGGAGAATCCAAGCGGGATATTGTCGCAGGTTTCTGTGGTGGAGATTCAGTAATCGGATTAAGGTCGTGGGTTTGTTGTCTACGTGGAAAATACAAGgccatatataatatatatgtattctCATGTAAAATAATTGATATCTGACTTGGAAATAAGTCGTTTGGCTGCAAAATGGACATTAAAACAAAAGTACAAAATGGATGACTGAATCGCTCTCTACAAGATTAACATCATAACTTGCTGAAATTCAAGGATATAAAAGGATAACGTGGAATGGGCATCTTAGTTGTTGAAATCGGTTTGGTTCTAATCCAAATCCGATTAAAAATTTGTGATTATGAATATCGTATGACATCCAAGAATcatttattaataaataatataaaagataGAATGACAAAACTATTGATCGTGAAACGATTTATCAAAAGATTAGATCTCTTCGGAATGACATATACATCACACAACAAGATTTTACTACTACAATATAACAAATATTTCAGATATGTGAAAGTTAGTTCAAAAAATAGTCTTGTCTAGCCCTACGTTGTCAAACATAAGCACGAAACCTATAATGGGAAAGACAAACAAGTTTTGGCTTAACACAAAAATCAAACGAACTCCAAGAAAATACCTTTCATATTTTGTTTCGATTCTCACAACAAAGTTTCCATTCTAACAAAAAAGAGCGAAAATCAAACGAAAACCTGAAGTGTAATAACATCAGGTGCCACAATCCAGTGCTGTTGTATGAAAGAATACACAAGATTTAGTTGCCTTCATCACTCATGCAACACACCTCTCCTTATGTTCTTACTAGCAAATGATTGGCATAATGCATACACAGCTGCTTCTTCTGCAACTAAAAATTGTATGGTTCCTAGGaaaatttcttcagcaacttCCAGGCTCTACAATTTCATTCGTTTCAATTTGTGTTGATTCCTCCGAATTAATTTGACCTTTTTGGCGAACGGCATAGCCTTGCATCATTCGTCTTGTACATTCAAGAATGCTATAATAAAACAAATGGATAACGAACCAAACCAACATTATCCTCCATCATTTTGAACTTTAACCAACTAAAAACTCTCAGTTGCATTCCATTGGTGTAGTGGCGACATTGAAGGAATGTGTTCAGCATGTTTTggctagcattttaaaagcaaGATCAAGCTCCATATGGGGATCAAAGCCCAGCAAAGACGGCTGTTACTTTTAATCAGATTGGAACTAAAACAGTACTTCCAAGCGACAGATAATTTCAGAAACAAAGTAACACATGCAAAATACTATCGTGCACTGTATACAGGCTCTGCATCTGCAGTAGGTTGAGTTCTGCGAGTATATTTGAGGAGTAAACCTTCCGAGGTAAGTCCCGGCACACTCAGATCCCTATAAAACAACGATACAATGCTTTTAAGAAATGGTTTATACTGACATGCAGCCGTACTACATTTAAAAAGGGCAATTCTAACATACCTGACAAATGGTTCTAGAACCTTCCATTCCCACCTTGGCCTCTCACGAAATAGAATGGAAAATCGCTCTCCAGGAGTAGAGGGAAGAGAAGATACACTAAAGGAGTAAATCCAACTCTCCATTCCTAACTTCTCTGTTAGAACCTCACCTTCTAACATGTCAAAACTTGCATTCATTTCATCAGGAACCTTGCTGATCCATTCATTCATAAAGACTTCAAGCTTCATCTTTCCTCCTCTTAAGATTTCTCTTGCAAAATGCACACAAATGCGCCTTGCATTCAAATTCCAGATACAACTCCCACCAACATCCTCGTGCACCTTATCACAGAAGACTCGCAAGCAATGGTATGCAATATTCCGAGGATATCCATCTGTTTCTAACGCACACACAACTGCATCTTCATTAAGTGCATTAATGGACCAGACTTTTAGTATAGTGTCATAAAGAAGCATGTTCAGGATTCCATTCATATATTTATCATCCAAAGTTCGCCAGTAGCCATCAATTTCTACCGCTAAAACAGATTCTAACCCAAGCCTTAGTTCCACATCACTAGCCTGTAACATGTCAGCAAGATCATCCCATCTGTATAAGCCTATCTTAGTTTTCTCTCCCTCATCTAAGATGTCCATTTTTGAAGCCTCGTCAAAGCTGTAAGGATTTTGAGAGAGAAGTGCCTTAAGTCTATCTAGTTTGGGTGCAGTCTCAACAAGTTCCATACTTCCTGATGAAACTTTGATAACAGATGCAACCACATTGCCATCACCTTTATCATTACATACTTGCACAGATTTATCACAGGGAGGTATGAGAAATACAGAATTGGATGTACCCACAAATTTAATGGCATATGTCTTAGTATCTGTACAAAGAACTGCATCTTCATCAGGCTGTCCTCTTAAGATCACTCTAAGAAGAAATTAAGAATAAGAAATGAATAGATCAGAAAATTACTTGAAATGGACAAAATAACTCACACTAATATTGAAGGCTATTTACCTTTGCTGGAGGACTTCAGGTACTAACTTATCATCAAGTTCAAGAAGCATCAAGTCATCATGAGGGCCAAACAGAGAATGATAAGCTACAGAGATTGACGAGTTTGGTTTAAGCCCGAGCACAGCATCTGCTCCTCCATATAATTCAGGTTGTGGATGTTCCATGTCCATGACCCTCTCTTTTTTTGTCTGTCttaattttaaaacaatatcATTTTCCATCAAAATCAAAAACCATTCATAAGTATATAGGAACTTTAGATTTCTCACTCAATAAACTGTTGGATCTTGGAAATGAACATGTTCATGTACAGCAAATAATTCATCATACAAGGACTTGCATTCCCTTACAAACGATGAATTTTCAAAGATTGATTGATTAATGCCAATATATCCCTTTAAACTACAACAATTATTTATAATGCGCTGACAAATCCGAAAAAGTACAGTTATTCATAAAATCTTCGTTTCCGTCAAACAATCATCTGACAGTAGAAAATAAATCTTAATATATTCCATAAAACTTCGGGGCCCATAGTTCCTGTGAGCTTGTTTTCTTCTACATACGGTGCAAATTGCATAAGATTGGGATGAAACTCATCAAATATAATTTGCGAAAAGGGCTTCAGCAATTAAAATCGAAACAGTGAAATTTTTCGATAAACCTTAAATCTACAATGAGACCAATTAAAGTTTCGATCTTTTCAAACAAATAAGCCTAAAATTTTTGATAAAGTAAAGGGTAGATTACCTTGATTAAGGAACGGCGTTGGTTTGCGATTCCAGTTGCTTGTTTGAGCTTAGGGTTGGAGATGGCGGGAAAATGTGGCAATTCGCACTAAATATTGGCCTATAGagttacattttaaaaaaattaaattaaattaaattttaaataaaaatatatattttagttCAATACATTCTTTTCTTTTTGCGatatttatgtttttaaatttcaatCTCAATctgttattattttttacaattttattagTTTTTTCAATGTGACATTAATGTCTGGACGATACGATGTTGATATATGTAGTATCGCATCAGCATTTCGAATAAAAAAAGATTAAttatcaaaaatgaaaaaaaaaatagagacaAAGATTGGAATTTCATAACATTGAAGAACAAATTTACAATTTTTcgcactttaaaaaaaattggggtAATTTGTAAAATAACCTCGGTCAACTATCTAATTAAGAAAATGACATCCTCATGTGTATTTGATATCGagattattttacaaattttccTCTTTAAAATTATTACAATTAGGATATTAAGGTttgagttttaaattttttatttttacttattaatagaatatattaaattttaattttggtaATAATCAAGCTGACTTTtgtaatttttggaaaaatattttgaaatggtATCTATATCATATATTGATTAACATTAAGAGATCGTCTCGCGGATCAATATAATAATACATATATCTTATCCGAGccaatacatgaaaaatatattattttttatgaaaaaaatattacttttcactTTAAATATAGATCAGATCAATTCGTCTCATGATAAATATATTTGAGATTATTTCACAAGAGACATATTCaatttttacaattaaaaacaatatttcttaTAATTTGAGTTGATTGAAATATATGTTTCATTAAATTGACGGTACGATATCTAATAAGAGTTTTTgtgtaataaataaaattagtaaagcccataatttaaaaaataattagataattaatctaattaattatcaAAAAACCACTTTAAAGTTTTCAATTTTAGTACattcttcaaatttttttacgAAAATTACTTAACACAAAGTACTATATATAAAACATAATTTTAATATCAATGATTATGATACCAAAATCTCAAATTTATCATAAAATACAGGGTTCGAGACTTAATATACCATCTCCCAacacacaaaaataaaaataaaaaataaacaagtATCCCAAACCAAAATTCAATAAACAGCTGAAACTTAATAATATGCGAAATCAATTATGTTCCCAGCATGTGATTCACACAGTTGATGACGTTGAACACGCCAACATGCAACACCATCTTCTTCAATTGCACagccaacaaaaaaaaaatcgaaaatcgTAACAAAATCTGTTTATATCCATAGAGGGAATCTGAAACAAAGCACCGCAGCATACACTGGTTGTCATTGTTCCATCTACAATGTACCAGAAACCACAAAATATCAAAAGCTTTGTTCCCTTCCGCAACAAACAAACCACCATAACAAAAAGTTGCCTCTGTTTCCATCTACTACAAGATACAGATGCATATACGCTAACGTCGGCGATTCTTGGTGCCACAAAATTCGAAAAATGCACCATATCAACAAGTAGACATGTGCCAATTAGTAAAGCTTTCCAGTAGCATACAAAATAAGATTGACCATCGACATAATTTTAGCCTACAATCATCCACTCGTGGTACATTGCCTTGGCTAAATTGTCTTTACAGCTTAGCCACTTGAGATGAAGATTCAGCATTATTAATGTAACAATCGAGTTCACCATCCACGCTACTCTTTATCTCTTCTTCAGTTAAATCCTCAAGGGGATCCATTGGCAACTCTGAGCGTATGAAGTTATGCAGTAAAGTGTATGCTCTTCGTCATCCATCTGTTGAAACATTTTAAAAGTCGTTACTTAATTCATCAATTTAGAAAATCTTATGCGCACAAGATTTCACACATTGGTTTACAAAACCACATCCGTAATTATTACCGCAAAATAAGAACAAATCTCACTATTACCATCTACCAAGTTGGTTGAAagtgcaaaaaaataaaaaaaatccccTTGCTTTTCACCATGACAAAATAATTTAGGACCAAGAAAAAAACGAAGGAAAAGATCAAATCCCGCAAATTACATTGAAAATCAGCTTACAGAGGTGGATTCCCTCGAAACCCAGTTTAACAAAAACATCGATTCTTAACTTGGGGCGGCTGTTTCCCTTCACTTCTGACAAATTTCTCAtccaaataaaattaaatatcatcTCATATCTCTAGGTCCTGAATTTAAAATCACAGGAAATTAATAGATACTTTTTATATAAAGATAGTGTATGCAATTAATCTCATTTGGATATTGCCAATAAGCTCAATCCTTTGCCTTCCAGTTTGTGAGAATTTTGATGCCTAATGCGAGCTAACTTTAAGGAAAGTGGATCCCGAGTCTGGAGACACTCGGGTACGTTGAACCGACCATCCATATCCTTCTTTTTTGTTGATCCACCTAGCCTGACTCACTCCTTACAAATACAAATGAAAGATGTGGAAAAGAATTCGACTCTATATAATAAAGCTTGTACATATTACATGAACCATATACCTTAATATTAACATGTTCACGCTAATgtatgaattttgaatttgactaTTATTGGATCAACCCCCATAATTCAGGTAGGCATAGGCTTGTTCTCTAAAAATGATCTGAAAAGAATGAAAGCTTGTCTCGGACGATGAAGAGGGACTTCATGTCCAGCTCCATTTACAGTCACTAATGTCAATCCTTGGTACACTTGGCTCCAACCACCAACCTGCATTACATATAGCAGAAGAAACACAATCGATATCAGTCAATTTACATAATGCCAATTCTCGGGATAGAACAACTACCAGTGTTCTGAAAGGGGTCAGTATAGAGGATTTATACACGTAATCTAAATAATTAGgcaaaaccaaaataaaatatgtgAGAAGCAGGGTGTATACAACTCTAATTGTAAAATGCAAACTTAAAAATCTCAGGGAGGGGGACAGAACAATCTTTTACAAACTAGCACACGAAAAAATTTATctatgtatgcataaaatgcttCCTATATTGTACAAAAGTCTATAATTTGAGACACAAACAAAACAAAGAGTGCTCAAAGTTTGGTAAATTCTACTCACTCACCTTTCCTTTATCATGCCACGGGTACCAACTTCTAACCGTCGGAAGCTTCAAAGCATCGATTGAATTACGAGTTGCAGTGACAGGAACCACTGAATCAGTATCACCACTGAAAGTGGAGACAACAAATGGCCATTAAATGTTCATCCATTACAAAGGACAGACAAGCATATATATTTcacacacaattttttttagaaatacAAGTTTCACACTTTCAATTCATAAAGTGACTATTATAACCATCATTGCATGatatataaaatatctaaaatcAGACATGAAGGGAAAATAAGATTCAGAAAGGGAGAAGAAACAGGATTTTGTACCTGAATACCCAGATCCTAAGACCAGCAGCTATAAGTTCTTGATAAATAGGAAGCATTGATAGAGGAGAATCCGCCCAATAATTACCAACTATATCACTGCAAATTGAAGAGCTCTGATACAAATTATGGTCGTGATTTTTGAGCATTAGTGCATAAGCAGAGATAAGAGTTATAAGATCACCTGCATGCTTTCCATGGATAGGCAACCCCTGTCACATTAGCATGGAATGCCTTTTGAACATCAGGGAGATTGAAGTAAACTCTGGCATACTTTTCCGTACATGGATCATATCCTCTCCACATCCATGGCTATACAAGGAAGAGAAAATGACTTGGAAAGGGCAAAAAATAACACTCAACAAACATTAGAAATTTAAGGCTTATATCATGAAagtgattttattaaaatatgaatgttttattatatttaacaaTGTAAAAGatcttttattatatttatcccAATACATTTAACCTAATATAAAAAGACGATGATTTTAATCTATATAATAAGATATGATAAAGTTTTAGCCATTTTGCATCATGTCGTGCAAGCATGCTTGTCATGGCCGAACCACGTAAATGTTGTTCTTCATGGTGTGATCAACTcgatatatttttaaaactacTCAAAATTCAATGACAAATTTTGTTCGATTTCAGTAGTTGACCAGGAGAATCAAGAAAAGGCTTGTCATGACAAGGAACGTATGGCCTTCACTATATGTTTGATACGCATCTTCACATGTGCATCACATGTAAATTTATGCGATTTAAAAAGTTTTCTAGAATACGATTACTTACATAGTGGCTCCTTCGGCGATTAAGTGAAGAAGTTCCATGGCAAGGGAGAGTGTAAATACTGTACGGGTCAATATTCCCCATCTCTTTATCCGAGATGTCAAGATATTTAAGGCACACTGTCGAAGGATGAGTCGCGGATCCTAAGTCACATGTTATGCGTAGCATTTTGTAAGTTGAATCTGAAATTAAACCATGAGTCCACCAATACTCAAATGTGCCGATATAGTCATGGTAATCATCAGTGACAGCATTTCCCACCTAATTAGTGACGTTTCAAACATAAAGAATAAGCCAAAGCTTCTAATATTGAACTGTTGTGACTATAATTTAATCTGAATATTGTGTAAACTATAAAATCTAATACCAGGAATCCCTTGAAATTGATCACTGGATTTTGAATTCCCTTGTTTCTTTCATACACGATTTGAGATAATTGCGGAACATAATGC
Protein-coding sequences here:
- the LOC142537374 gene encoding uncharacterized protein LOC142537374, which encodes MDMEHPQPELYGGADAVLGLKPNSSISVAYHSLFGPHDDLMLLELDDKLVPEVLQQRVILRGQPDEDAVLCTDTKTYAIKFVGTSNSVFLIPPCDKSVQVCNDKGDGNVVASVIKVSSGSMELVETAPKLDRLKALLSQNPYSFDEASKMDILDEGEKTKIGLYRWDDLADMLQASDVELRLGLESVLAVEIDGYWRTLDDKYMNGILNMLLYDTILKVWSINALNEDAVVCALETDGYPRNIAYHCLRVFCDKVHEDVGGSCIWNLNARRICVHFAREILRGGKMKLEVFMNEWISKVPDEMNASFDMLEGEVLTEKLGMESWIYSFSVSSLPSTPGERFSILFRERPRWEWKVLEPFVRDLSVPGLTSEGLLLKYTRRTQPTADAEPVYSAR
- the LOC142537383 gene encoding serine carboxypeptidase-like 26, which codes for MGYLTHSVSCVIWLFGLLFLVGKCFCLLNIEQENDRIKQLPGEPSNVGFNQYSGYVTVNQQAGRALFYWLTEVPTDRDPDSRPLVLWLNGGPGCSSIGYGASEEIGPFRINSDGKTLYLNPYSWNYLANLLFLESPAGVGFSYSNTSSDLYNAGDNRTAEDAYVFLLNWFERFPQYKCREFYIAGESYAGHYVPQLSQIVYERNKGIQNPVINFKGFLVGNAVTDDYHDYIGTFEYWWTHGLISDSTYKMLRITCDLGSATHPSTVCLKYLDISDKEMGNIDPYSIYTLPCHGTSSLNRRRSHYPWMWRGYDPCTEKYARVYFNLPDVQKAFHANVTGVAYPWKACSDIVGNYWADSPLSMLPIYQELIAAGLRIWVFSGDTDSVVPVTATRNSIDALKLPTVRSWYPWHDKGKVGGWSQVYQGLTLVTVNGAGHEVPLHRPRQAFILFRSFLENKPMPT